The Urbifossiella limnaea genome has a window encoding:
- a CDS encoding KpsF/GutQ family sugar-phosphate isomerase, whose product MPTPPADRLAFARDVLRAEAAAVAGVADRLGASFLAAVEALLHCRGRVAVVGVGKSADVGAKIAGTLNSTGTRAYTLDATRAVHGDLGMVHADDAALLLSHSGESDEIVRLIGPLRKLASALVGVTGNPAGTLARCADIAVVYGPVQEACPLALAPSSSTTVMLALGDAVAFTLLQERRFTAEDFARYHPAGSLGRRLATVSDVMRTGRELRIAPAAATVREVFARVHHEGRRTGAVMLVDDAGRLAGLFTDSDLARLFEARRDGSMDEPVERVMTRAPVVTGVGARVGEALDILRARKFSELPVVDDDGRPVGMIDITDLIGLAPPSVPAETRPPLRLADRRSA is encoded by the coding sequence ATGCCGACCCCGCCCGCCGACCGCCTCGCGTTCGCCCGGGACGTGCTGCGCGCCGAGGCCGCGGCCGTCGCCGGCGTCGCCGACCGGCTCGGGGCGTCGTTCCTCGCCGCCGTCGAAGCGCTCCTCCACTGCCGCGGCCGAGTCGCCGTCGTGGGCGTCGGCAAGTCGGCCGACGTGGGGGCGAAGATCGCCGGCACGCTCAACTCGACCGGCACCCGCGCCTACACCCTCGACGCCACCCGCGCCGTTCACGGCGACCTGGGCATGGTTCACGCCGACGACGCAGCGCTGCTCCTCTCCCACAGCGGTGAGTCGGACGAGATCGTCCGTCTGATCGGGCCGCTCCGCAAACTCGCCTCCGCGCTCGTCGGCGTCACCGGCAACCCAGCCGGCACCCTGGCCCGGTGTGCCGACATTGCGGTGGTGTACGGCCCCGTCCAGGAGGCGTGCCCGCTGGCGCTTGCCCCGAGTTCCAGCACGACCGTCATGCTCGCACTCGGCGACGCGGTCGCGTTCACGCTCCTCCAAGAACGCCGCTTCACGGCCGAGGACTTCGCCCGATACCACCCGGCCGGCAGCCTCGGCCGCCGGCTTGCCACCGTGTCCGACGTGATGCGGACCGGCCGCGAACTCCGCATCGCCCCCGCCGCGGCGACCGTCCGCGAGGTGTTCGCGCGGGTGCATCACGAGGGCCGCCGCACCGGTGCCGTGATGCTCGTCGACGACGCCGGCCGACTCGCCGGACTGTTCACCGACAGCGACCTGGCCCGGCTGTTCGAGGCCCGCCGCGACGGCTCGATGGACGAGCCGGTCGAACGGGTCATGACGCGGGCGCCGGTCGTGACCGGCGTCGGCGCACGGGTCGGGGAGGCGCTCGACATCCTGCGGGCGCGGAAGTTCAGCGAGCTGCCGGTCGTGGACGACGACGGCCGGCCCGTCGGCATGATCGACATCACCGACCTGATCGGGCTCGCGCCGCCGTCCGTTCCGGCGGAAACTCGCCCGCCGCTCCGCCTCGCCGACCGCCGCAGCGCGTAG
- a CDS encoding KdsC family phosphatase has translation MHHSPPALMPDLAARAARIRLLLLDVDGVLTDGRIVYSDDGTEVKRFHVRDGSGLKFWRDAGKRAAIVSGRSSAAVTRRAAELGIAPVLQAQADKVPAFERVLAEVGVSADDVCAIGDDLPDLPVLLRAGLAVAVADAAPEVRSAADYVTAAPGGAGAVREAIEWLMTLTGEWQRVVASFR, from the coding sequence ATGCACCACTCTCCCCCGGCACTGATGCCCGACCTCGCCGCCCGTGCCGCCCGAATCCGGCTGCTGCTCCTCGACGTGGACGGCGTGCTGACAGACGGCCGCATCGTGTACTCCGACGACGGCACCGAGGTGAAGCGGTTCCACGTCCGCGACGGCTCGGGGTTGAAGTTCTGGCGCGACGCCGGTAAGCGGGCTGCGATTGTGTCGGGCAGAAGTTCCGCGGCCGTGACCCGCCGCGCGGCTGAGTTGGGGATCGCGCCGGTGCTGCAGGCGCAAGCGGACAAGGTGCCGGCGTTCGAGCGAGTGCTGGCCGAGGTCGGCGTGTCGGCCGACGATGTGTGTGCGATCGGCGACGACCTGCCGGACCTTCCCGTGCTGTTGCGAGCCGGATTGGCCGTGGCGGTAGCCGACGCGGCACCCGAGGTTCGTTCCGCGGCCGATTACGTGACCGCGGCGCCGGGCGGGGCCGGGGCGGTCCGCGAAGCGATCGAGTGGCTGATGACGCTGACCGGCGAGTGGCAGCGGGTTGTCGCGTCGTTCCGCTGA
- the mgtE gene encoding magnesium transporter produces the protein MPHPLFTPEVRMMLQERSDAGLREFCESLHPATVAEALDDDFTPEQVWEAISHADIRTQASVFEYLPPARQVEMIEKARPQVGQLLGKMSHDDRVDLVRRLPEDVHEKLLRLVDEADRRDIATLGQYGADTVGAMMTTDYAWLPGTLTAAEAIDQLRQQAPDRETIYYVYVLDEAARKPDGTLAPRRLLGVVSLRDLILAPRHALIRDLMESEVEALRYDEDREAVAKLFARYDLIAVPVVDDRFGLLGIVTHDDVLDVVQAEATEDLQRQAGVGRIEGTYLEASFRQVWLSRAVWLVFLFLMQMVTINVMAHYEGKLDGGAGRPDGRGLAFLIVFIPLCLSVGGNAGSQASTLVTRALALEQIRARDWLRVFRRELLMALALAAALGVLSVARTYWFTPTDVLVKVPDDGFWSLVWVVTFSVMGICLTGALVGAMLPLGIKSIGWDPALMSGPLIATLSDVLGIIIYFSIIGLFF, from the coding sequence ATGCCGCACCCGCTGTTCACCCCCGAAGTCCGGATGATGCTCCAGGAGCGGAGCGACGCCGGGCTGCGCGAGTTTTGCGAGTCGCTCCATCCGGCCACCGTCGCCGAGGCGCTGGACGACGACTTCACCCCCGAGCAGGTGTGGGAGGCGATCAGCCACGCCGACATCCGCACCCAGGCGTCGGTGTTCGAGTACCTGCCGCCGGCCCGGCAGGTCGAGATGATCGAGAAGGCCCGCCCGCAGGTCGGCCAGCTGCTCGGCAAGATGTCCCACGACGACCGCGTCGATCTCGTCCGCCGCCTCCCGGAGGACGTTCACGAGAAGCTGCTCCGGCTGGTGGACGAGGCCGACCGCCGCGACATCGCCACCCTCGGCCAGTACGGCGCGGACACCGTCGGCGCGATGATGACGACCGACTACGCCTGGCTCCCCGGCACCCTGACCGCGGCCGAGGCCATCGACCAACTCCGCCAGCAAGCCCCCGACCGCGAGACGATCTACTACGTGTACGTCCTCGACGAGGCGGCCCGGAAGCCCGACGGCACGCTCGCCCCGCGGCGGCTCCTCGGCGTGGTGTCGCTGCGCGACCTGATCCTCGCCCCGCGGCACGCCCTGATCCGAGACCTGATGGAGAGCGAGGTCGAGGCCTTGCGGTACGACGAGGACCGGGAGGCGGTGGCGAAGCTGTTCGCGCGGTACGACCTCATCGCCGTGCCGGTCGTGGACGACCGGTTCGGCCTCCTCGGCATCGTCACCCACGACGACGTGCTCGACGTCGTCCAGGCCGAGGCGACGGAGGACTTGCAACGACAGGCCGGCGTCGGCCGTATCGAGGGGACCTACCTGGAGGCGTCGTTCCGGCAGGTGTGGCTGAGCCGGGCCGTGTGGCTGGTGTTTCTATTCCTCATGCAGATGGTCACGATCAACGTGATGGCCCATTACGAGGGAAAGCTCGACGGCGGGGCGGGGCGGCCCGACGGCCGCGGGCTGGCGTTCCTGATCGTGTTCATCCCGCTGTGCCTGTCGGTGGGCGGGAACGCCGGCTCGCAGGCCTCGACGCTCGTAACCCGTGCGCTGGCGCTCGAACAGATTCGGGCGCGGGACTGGCTGCGGGTGTTCCGCCGGGAACTGCTCATGGCTCTCGCCCTCGCCGCGGCGCTCGGCGTCCTTTCGGTCGCGCGAACGTACTGGTTCACGCCCACGGACGTGCTGGTGAAGGTGCCCGACGACGGGTTCTGGAGCCTGGTGTGGGTGGTGACGTTTTCCGTCATGGGCATCTGCCTGACCGGCGCGCTCGTCGGCGCTATGCTGCCGCTCGGAATCAAGTCGATCGGGTGGGACCCGGCACTGATGTCCGGGCCGCTCATCGCCACGCTGTCGGACGTGCTCGGCATCATCATCTACTTCAGCATCATCGGCCTGTTCTTCTGA
- the purN gene encoding phosphoribosylglycinamide formyltransferase, translated as MPDPLRLVCFVSGGGTTLQNLLDRCADGSLPARVVGVVSSRSDAFGVERARRAGVPATVAARGPGFAERVWDAARGFAPELVCFAGWLHLLPIPPDYRGRVLNIHPSLLPAFGGHGMYGRHVHEAVLAYGAKVSGCTVHFADDTYDTGPVLVQKCVPVLGEDTPDSLAARVSAAECEAYPEAVRLIANRLVRVEGRRVIVSGQGTAAKG; from the coding sequence ATGCCCGACCCGTTGCGCCTCGTCTGCTTCGTCAGCGGCGGCGGCACTACCTTGCAAAACCTACTGGATCGCTGCGCGGACGGCTCACTCCCCGCCCGAGTGGTCGGCGTGGTATCGAGTCGGTCGGACGCGTTCGGGGTCGAGCGGGCGAGGCGGGCCGGCGTGCCGGCGACGGTGGCGGCACGCGGGCCGGGGTTCGCCGAGCGCGTGTGGGACGCCGCCCGCGGCTTCGCCCCCGAGCTAGTATGCTTCGCCGGCTGGCTCCACCTCCTGCCGATCCCACCCGACTACCGCGGCCGCGTGCTGAACATCCACCCCTCGCTGCTACCGGCGTTCGGCGGCCACGGCATGTACGGCCGGCACGTCCACGAGGCAGTGCTGGCCTACGGCGCGAAGGTGAGCGGCTGCACCGTCCATTTCGCCGACGACACTTACGACACCGGCCCCGTGCTGGTACAGAAGTGCGTGCCGGTGCTGGGCGAGGACACGCCAGACTCGCTCGCCGCGCGGGTGTCCGCGGCCGAGTGCGAGGCTTACCCCGAGGCGGTGCGGCTGATCGCCAACCGCCTGGTGCGGGTCGAGGGGAGGCGCGTGATCGTCTCGGGCCAGGGGACTGCTGCAAAGGGATGA
- the lptE gene encoding LPS assembly lipoprotein LptE has protein sequence MTRTLPAVGGVIVLAVAVGCQGGAPTVFGYKLGADALYDCNIHTVYVPTFTNRAFQTGPYRGLELDLQRAVVREIGRRTRFKVVSDPERADTELQANVVGIDKSVLNRNLQNLIREADLVLSVDVLWRDLRSGEILSAPKRGRQPGPAGVPVIPGDAPPVFDPTNPTPPPPEVVQFAPPTRLVATGRELPELGESSTTAEQRAVNAMAIQIVSMMEKPW, from the coding sequence ATGACCCGCACGCTCCCCGCCGTCGGCGGGGTCATCGTCCTCGCCGTGGCCGTCGGCTGCCAGGGCGGTGCGCCGACCGTGTTCGGCTACAAGCTCGGTGCCGACGCCCTCTACGACTGCAACATCCACACGGTGTACGTCCCGACATTTACGAACCGGGCGTTCCAGACTGGGCCGTACCGCGGGCTCGAACTCGATCTGCAGCGTGCCGTGGTCCGTGAAATCGGCCGGCGGACGCGGTTCAAAGTGGTTTCCGACCCGGAGCGGGCGGACACCGAGTTGCAGGCCAACGTCGTGGGCATCGACAAGTCGGTGCTGAATCGTAATCTTCAGAACTTGATCCGCGAAGCCGACCTGGTGCTCAGCGTGGACGTGCTGTGGCGAGACCTGCGGAGCGGGGAGATTCTCTCCGCGCCGAAGCGCGGGCGGCAGCCGGGGCCGGCGGGCGTGCCGGTGATTCCGGGCGACGCGCCACCGGTGTTCGACCCGACCAATCCCACCCCGCCGCCCCCGGAGGTGGTGCAGTTTGCCCCTCCGACGCGGCTGGTAGCGACGGGCCGCGAGCTGCCCGAGTTGGGCGAATCGAGCACGACGGCCGAGCAGCGGGCCGTGAACGCGATGGCGATTCAGATCGTGTCGATGATGGAAAAGCCGTGGTGA
- a CDS encoding tetratricopeptide repeat protein, with protein sequence MADAAGRVCRGLQLLTGALAVALVAPGCQGFTKFKERVAEFRFSKSYEDARAEEKLAEAEGEFTAANYADARDKFKRLADNTGNPATLAERARFMQAECDRMQSNYPRAVDTYHRLLMDFPTGAHRREACARMFEISDYWLDDFRDEITTRTAAGEKGVMRWTPKWNNPLDKSRPFLVQEGRATEVLENIHTHDVTGPTADTALFWCGYVNFVRGNFDEADHFFSQLVELHPDSRWRPQAIAYAVQAKNNATGGAIYDGRKCAEALHLVQMAEATVPEITQDPAMAERMTRARFAIRFQQAEKDFETARFYERTGHPGSAVFYYELVRRRYAGTRYADLATERKEFLMRTIAEGRTPPGTDPIRVLQAKWDELMGRPNVVQPEALPTDAPTAAPTAPVRQPATLPGYNAAP encoded by the coding sequence ATGGCCGACGCTGCCGGGCGGGTGTGCCGCGGGCTCCAGCTCCTCACCGGGGCGCTGGCCGTGGCCCTCGTCGCCCCGGGCTGCCAGGGCTTCACCAAGTTCAAGGAGCGGGTCGCCGAATTCCGCTTCTCCAAGAGCTACGAGGACGCCCGCGCCGAAGAAAAGCTGGCCGAGGCCGAGGGCGAGTTCACCGCCGCCAACTACGCCGACGCCCGTGACAAGTTCAAGCGGCTCGCCGACAACACCGGCAACCCGGCCACGCTCGCCGAGCGCGCCCGCTTCATGCAGGCCGAGTGCGACCGGATGCAGAGCAACTACCCCCGCGCCGTCGACACTTACCACCGCCTGCTGATGGACTTCCCGACCGGTGCCCACCGCCGCGAGGCGTGCGCCCGGATGTTCGAGATTTCCGATTACTGGCTCGACGACTTCCGCGACGAGATCACCACACGCACCGCGGCCGGGGAGAAGGGCGTCATGCGGTGGACGCCGAAGTGGAACAACCCGCTCGACAAGTCGCGGCCGTTCCTGGTGCAGGAGGGGCGGGCGACCGAGGTGCTGGAGAACATCCACACCCACGACGTGACCGGCCCGACCGCCGACACGGCGCTGTTCTGGTGCGGCTACGTCAACTTCGTCCGCGGCAACTTCGACGAGGCCGACCACTTCTTCAGCCAGCTGGTCGAGCTCCACCCGGACAGCCGGTGGCGGCCGCAGGCCATCGCCTACGCCGTGCAGGCGAAGAACAACGCCACCGGCGGCGCCATCTACGACGGCCGCAAGTGCGCGGAGGCGCTCCACCTCGTTCAGATGGCCGAGGCGACGGTGCCCGAGATCACCCAGGACCCGGCCATGGCCGAGCGGATGACCCGGGCCCGCTTCGCCATCCGGTTCCAGCAGGCCGAGAAGGATTTTGAGACGGCCCGGTTCTACGAGCGGACTGGGCACCCCGGCTCGGCCGTGTTCTACTACGAACTCGTCCGCCGTCGCTACGCCGGCACCCGTTACGCCGACCTGGCCACGGAGCGCAAAGAATTCCTGATGCGGACGATCGCCGAGGGCCGCACGCCGCCGGGGACCGATCCCATCCGTGTGCTGCAAGCGAAGTGGGACGAACTGATGGGCCGACCGAACGTGGTGCAGCCCGAGGCTCTACCCACGGACGCGCCGACGGCCGCCCCGACGGCCCCCGTCAGGCAGCCCGCGACGTTGCCCGGCTATAACGCCGCCCCCTGA
- the recO gene encoding DNA repair protein RecO: MAAEQALALVVRGTDWSETSRITTLFTREFGKLRGLAKGGRRLKSSFDCSFDLLTVCRVVFLRKAQGGLDLLTEARMEEQFPALRENLAALNAGYYVAELLSDGTQDYDPHPELFDAALDTLRKLGEPGESPVDAVTRFELVWLKELGYRPRLDVCTGCGKAVPGGVTRVWFSPAAGGVVCTPCSPSQPDRRPLTGDALRAIATGVVAEPVRAEVRAVLGQVVSFVLGRRPRMHRFLTDR; this comes from the coding sequence ATGGCGGCCGAGCAGGCGTTGGCACTCGTGGTCCGCGGCACCGACTGGAGCGAGACCAGCCGGATCACGACGCTGTTCACCCGCGAGTTCGGCAAGCTGCGCGGCCTGGCGAAGGGCGGCCGTCGGCTCAAGAGTAGCTTCGACTGTTCGTTCGACCTGCTGACCGTGTGCCGCGTCGTGTTCCTGCGGAAGGCCCAGGGCGGGCTCGACCTGCTCACCGAGGCGCGGATGGAGGAGCAGTTCCCCGCCCTGCGCGAGAACCTGGCGGCGCTCAACGCCGGGTACTACGTCGCCGAGTTGCTGTCCGACGGGACGCAGGACTACGACCCGCACCCCGAGCTGTTCGACGCCGCGCTCGACACGCTGCGGAAGTTGGGCGAACCGGGCGAGTCGCCGGTCGACGCGGTGACGCGATTCGAGCTTGTTTGGCTCAAGGAACTCGGCTATCGCCCGCGGCTCGACGTGTGTACCGGGTGCGGCAAGGCCGTGCCTGGGGGCGTGACGCGGGTGTGGTTCAGCCCGGCCGCCGGCGGAGTGGTCTGCACCCCGTGCAGCCCAAGCCAGCCGGACCGCCGGCCGCTCACCGGCGACGCCCTGCGGGCCATCGCCACGGGGGTCGTGGCCGAGCCGGTGCGGGCGGAAGTGCGGGCGGTGCTCGGGCAGGTGGTCAGCTTCGTGCTCGGCCGCCGGCCGCGGATGCACCGGTTCCTCACCGACCGGTAG
- the pdxH gene encoding pyridoxamine 5'-phosphate oxidase, which produces MASLADLRQEYSAGGLSEDDAGRDPFALFRRWLDQAIAAGLPDPNAFTLATTTPDGWPSARAVLLKGLDERGFTFFTNYDSRKGRELEVNPRAALVFLWQAVERQVRVEGTVEVVSAAESDEYYTVRPLGSRLGAWASPQSVVIAGREVLEQQHAELTARYPDGNVPRPPHWGGYRVLPRVIEFWQGRRSRLHDRIRFTRGGDGWVRDRLAP; this is translated from the coding sequence ATGGCGTCACTCGCGGACCTGCGGCAGGAGTACAGCGCCGGCGGCCTCTCGGAGGACGACGCCGGTCGCGACCCGTTCGCGCTCTTCCGCCGCTGGCTCGATCAGGCCATCGCCGCCGGTCTGCCGGACCCGAACGCTTTCACACTCGCCACCACAACGCCCGACGGTTGGCCGTCCGCGCGGGCCGTGTTGCTGAAGGGCCTCGACGAGCGCGGCTTCACCTTCTTCACGAACTACGATAGCCGCAAGGGCCGCGAGCTCGAGGTTAACCCGCGTGCCGCGCTCGTCTTCCTGTGGCAGGCGGTCGAGCGGCAGGTGCGTGTCGAGGGTACGGTCGAAGTGGTGAGCGCGGCGGAGTCGGACGAGTACTACACGGTCCGCCCCCTCGGCAGTCGGCTCGGGGCGTGGGCGTCGCCGCAGAGCGTGGTGATCGCCGGCCGTGAGGTGCTGGAGCAGCAGCACGCCGAGTTGACGGCTCGCTACCCCGACGGAAACGTGCCACGGCCGCCGCACTGGGGGGGCTACCGGGTGCTGCCGCGGGTCATCGAGTTCTGGCAGGGGCGGCGGAGTCGGCTGCACGATCGCATCCGCTTCACGCGCGGCGGTGACGGGTGGGTGCGGGACCGGCTGGCGCCGTGA
- a CDS encoding anti-sigma factor has product MTPAPDPADLPGPWPDVLAAYADGELDDRARAAVERWVTANPAAEPCVDAQRRLSPENWRLWCQASPPRPSDEAWDSTRDGIAARLTLARLSEPVGVPWERRLARAVAVAAYALTACVVLFAGFGYLLFPRLPQQVAERVARADDPLAGIPVLLIAADTEVDVHRVDGAGAGGWLPVGGMPLAGPLTLATSDDVELEEAEEHPAWPMGGPRMTRNPTDAPLLFPGATR; this is encoded by the coding sequence ATGACTCCCGCACCCGACCCTGCCGACCTCCCCGGCCCCTGGCCGGACGTTCTCGCCGCCTACGCCGACGGCGAGTTGGACGACCGCGCCCGCGCCGCCGTCGAGCGCTGGGTCACGGCGAACCCCGCGGCGGAGCCGTGCGTTGACGCTCAGCGGCGACTGTCGCCCGAGAACTGGCGGCTTTGGTGTCAGGCGTCGCCGCCAAGGCCGAGCGATGAAGCCTGGGACTCGACCCGAGACGGAATCGCGGCGCGGCTCACCCTCGCCCGGCTGTCGGAACCGGTGGGTGTGCCGTGGGAGCGGCGGCTCGCGCGGGCGGTCGCTGTCGCCGCTTACGCCCTGACGGCGTGCGTCGTCCTGTTCGCCGGCTTCGGCTACCTGCTGTTCCCCCGCCTGCCCCAGCAGGTGGCCGAGCGCGTCGCCCGTGCAGACGACCCGCTCGCCGGCATCCCCGTGCTGCTGATCGCCGCCGATACCGAAGTCGACGTTCACCGCGTGGACGGCGCCGGGGCCGGCGGCTGGCTGCCGGTCGGCGGGATGCCGCTGGCCGGTCCGCTGACACTGGCGACCTCGGACGACGTGGAGCTTGAGGAAGCCGAGGAGCACCCGGCGTGGCCGATGGGCGGCCCGCGGATGACGCGCAACCCGACCGACGCCCCGCTGCTGTTCCCCGGCGCGACCCGTTAA
- a CDS encoding RNA polymerase sigma factor, with protein sequence MPAAPAIPTPQVSDAALLERSAGGDASALDELFRRYRMVAYRVTFRLLGNEADALDAVQDAFVKVLSNLDRFRGHSTFKTWLLRIASNAALDMGRRRKRDGWNDRPPVPATPESAGPDGRPPPDHGLQRAELRRLIDTALAALPAAQRQTFVLHVDGELSYREVADVLGISIGTVMSRLFYARQKLQKLLADRVLP encoded by the coding sequence ATGCCCGCCGCCCCGGCCATCCCCACTCCGCAAGTGTCGGACGCCGCACTGTTGGAGCGGTCGGCCGGCGGCGACGCGTCTGCGCTGGACGAGTTGTTCCGCCGCTACCGGATGGTGGCGTACCGGGTGACGTTCAGGCTGCTCGGTAACGAGGCAGACGCCCTCGACGCAGTGCAGGACGCGTTCGTAAAGGTACTGTCGAACCTGGACCGGTTTCGTGGCCACAGCACGTTCAAGACGTGGCTGTTGCGGATCGCGAGCAACGCGGCCCTGGACATGGGCCGCCGCCGCAAGCGCGACGGGTGGAACGACAGGCCGCCGGTGCCGGCCACACCCGAGAGCGCGGGGCCGGACGGCCGCCCGCCACCGGACCACGGTCTGCAACGGGCCGAACTGCGGCGCCTGATCGACACGGCCCTCGCGGCCCTGCCGGCGGCCCAGCGCCAGACGTTCGTCTTGCACGTGGACGGCGAGCTCTCCTACCGTGAAGTCGCCGACGTGCTCGGGATTTCGATCGGCACCGTGATGAGCCGGCTGTTCTACGCCCGACAGAAACTCCAGAAGCTGCTGGCCGACCGCGTACTCCCATGA
- the corA gene encoding magnesium/cobalt transporter CorA — MLSPHRWNAATHTYEAVPGFALPSTAREMPPDDMLWIDLMDPTPEEESRVFEQFLPVHALTLGDITKPRREPEQGAHLPKVEEFADYLFIVVNPLPPGLADPKATGGRRIRLRDRPQLSAVLTRHVLVTHHYTAMDCVAAVSGYVARHGECAKRGPDYVFHLILDAVVDEYAPVVERVADRLDKLETRVFRNPSPEELARLLRLKRLVSGLRKTLILEREVLSRLTRGEFQLVDDREIAYYRNVYDHLVRYTELIESAREMVSDLMESHLAAASNRLNQVMKLLTMISTVILPMTLIAGVYGMNFEESAAPGYHTDWGFGFALGLMTVVGLVAYGLFRWRRWL, encoded by the coding sequence ATGCTGTCGCCACACCGATGGAACGCGGCCACCCACACCTATGAGGCCGTCCCAGGCTTCGCGCTCCCTTCGACGGCCCGCGAGATGCCGCCCGACGACATGCTGTGGATCGACCTCATGGACCCGACGCCCGAAGAAGAGTCCCGCGTCTTCGAGCAGTTCCTGCCGGTACACGCGCTGACGCTCGGCGACATTACCAAACCGCGCCGCGAACCGGAGCAGGGGGCGCACCTGCCCAAGGTCGAGGAGTTCGCCGACTACTTGTTCATCGTCGTGAACCCACTCCCGCCCGGTCTCGCCGACCCGAAGGCGACTGGCGGCAGGCGGATCCGGCTCCGCGACCGCCCGCAACTGAGCGCCGTCCTGACCCGGCACGTACTCGTCACTCACCACTACACCGCGATGGACTGCGTCGCCGCCGTGTCCGGCTACGTCGCCCGGCACGGCGAGTGCGCCAAGCGCGGCCCGGACTACGTGTTCCACCTCATCCTCGACGCCGTGGTGGACGAGTACGCCCCAGTGGTCGAGCGGGTTGCCGACCGCCTCGACAAGCTCGAAACTCGGGTGTTCCGCAACCCGAGCCCCGAGGAGCTTGCCCGGCTGCTGCGGCTGAAGCGACTCGTTTCGGGCCTTCGGAAGACGCTCATCCTCGAGCGCGAGGTGCTGTCCCGGCTGACGCGCGGCGAGTTCCAACTCGTAGACGACCGCGAGATCGCGTACTACCGCAACGTCTACGACCATCTCGTGCGGTACACCGAGCTCATCGAGTCGGCCCGCGAGATGGTCAGCGACCTGATGGAGAGTCACCTCGCCGCCGCGTCTAACCGGCTGAATCAGGTGATGAAGTTGTTGACGATGATCTCGACGGTCATCCTGCCGATGACGCTCATCGCCGGCGTCTACGGCATGAACTTCGAGGAGTCGGCGGCACCGGGCTACCACACCGACTGGGGCTTCGGCTTCGCCCTCGGCCTGATGACGGTCGTCGGCCTGGTCGCCTACGGCCTGTTCCGCTGGCGGCGGTGGCTCTGA
- a CDS encoding Rieske (2Fe-2S) protein encodes MGQRIPLGKTTDLPAGATTVVEVNGKDVAVFHHEGRFFAVDDLCPHMGASLSGGFVEGGVVTCPWHYWRFRLDDGSWADNPKVRIGCYPVHVEGDDVVLEVPEQA; translated from the coding sequence GTGGGCCAGCGGATTCCCCTCGGCAAGACGACAGACCTGCCGGCCGGCGCGACCACGGTCGTGGAGGTGAACGGCAAGGACGTCGCCGTGTTCCACCACGAGGGCCGGTTCTTCGCCGTCGACGACCTGTGCCCGCACATGGGGGCGTCTCTGTCCGGCGGGTTCGTTGAAGGCGGCGTGGTGACGTGCCCGTGGCACTACTGGCGGTTCCGCCTCGACGACGGCAGTTGGGCCGACAACCCGAAGGTACGAATCGGCTGCTACCCCGTACACGTCGAGGGCGACGACGTGGTGCTGGAGGTGCCGGAACAGGCGTGA
- the cyaB gene encoding class IV adenylate cyclase has translation MLEVELKYRVADQAVVLARLTALGAVHVGEAVEVDHYFNAPDRDFRSTGEAFRLRRDGASNRFTYKGPKQAAVTKTRTEIELAVADGDGGAADAERLVQALGFSAVAVVKKTRAVYDLPRGDFTATVCLDVVVNVGTFVEVEVVCGEAQAALAEATVLTLAAELGLRDPEPRSYLRMLLVAEGRE, from the coding sequence GTGCTCGAAGTCGAGTTGAAGTACCGCGTCGCGGACCAAGCCGTCGTGCTGGCCCGCCTGACCGCACTCGGGGCGGTGCACGTCGGTGAGGCGGTCGAGGTCGACCACTACTTCAACGCCCCCGACCGTGATTTCCGCTCCACCGGCGAGGCGTTTCGCCTCCGCCGCGACGGCGCGAGCAACCGCTTCACGTACAAGGGGCCGAAGCAAGCGGCGGTGACCAAGACGCGTACCGAGATCGAACTGGCCGTCGCCGACGGCGACGGCGGCGCGGCGGACGCCGAGCGGCTCGTCCAGGCGCTCGGGTTCAGCGCGGTTGCGGTCGTGAAGAAGACTCGCGCCGTGTACGACTTGCCGCGCGGCGACTTCACCGCCACCGTCTGCCTCGACGTCGTCGTCAACGTCGGCACGTTCGTCGAGGTGGAGGTGGTCTGCGGCGAAGCCCAGGCCGCGCTCGCGGAGGCGACGGTGCTGACGCTCGCGGCCGAGCTCGGGCTGCGGGACCCCGAACCGCGTTCGTATCTGCGAATGCTGCTGGTAGCGGAGGGCCGGGAGTGA